tctcctctcgtctcctctcctctttccatctctcctctctcctgtcctctactcttctcctttcttctcctctcctctcctctcctctcctcccctcttctctctcctctcctctcctctttccatctctcctctctcctgtcctctactcttctctctcctctcctctcctctttccatctcgcctctcatctcctctcctcccctcttctctctcctctcctctcctctcctctcctcccctcatctctctcctctcctctcgtctcttctcctctctcccgtctgcagctgcctcagctgtgtgtgtgtgtgtgtgtgcgtcctgcGTCCTGCCTGAGGCTGTGTGAGTGACCATGCGTctggctgctgtgctgctgctgctgctggggacCCTGCTGGGCCTGGCTGCCCCCCAGCACAATGACCCGTTCCTCTGGCTGGGCTCCCTGCGTAGCCGCGGCTACCCACTCGGGTCTCTCCAAGCCGACAACACGGGCGGCGAGTGCCCAGCCGAGTGCGACtgcccgcccaccttccccgtGGCCATGTACTGCGACAACCGCGGGATGAAGTCTGTGCCCTTCGTGCCGTCGCGCATGAAGTACGTGTACCTGCAGCACAACCAGATCACCGCCGTCCCCGACGACGCCTTCGCCAACGCCACCAACCTGGTGTGGCTGATGCTGCACGAGAACCACATCGCCTCCGTGGGCAAGAAGGCCTTTGCCAAGATGGCCAGCCTCGACCGCCTCTACCTGAACCACAACAACCTGAGCAAGGTGCCCGCCAACCTGCCAAGCTCTCTCCGAGACCTGCGCCTCGAACACAACAACATCGCCAAGGTGCCGCCCAGCGCCTTCGCAGGCATGGACAACCTCACCATCCTCCTGCTCAACGACAACTCCATCCAGGACATGGGGGCAGCCTTGAAGGGGCTGAGCTCTCTTACGCTGCTGGACGTCAGCGGCAACCAGCTCAAGAAGGTTCCAGAGGGCCTTCCGGAGATGCTGCACCAGCTCTACCTGGAGTCCAACGCCATCGACTCCATCCCCAACAACTTCCTGGGTCACTTCACCCAGCTGCAGTACGTGCGGATGGCGCACAACCAGCTGACCGACAAGGGCATCCCGGCCAACGTCTTCAACGTGAGCGGCCTGGTGGAGCTGGACCTGTCTTTTAACAAGCTGGAGCGCATCCCAACCGTCAGCACCACCCTGGAGCACCTGTACCTGCAGGCCAATCAGATCAAAGGTGCGTAACACGCCACCATGGCACACATGGGTCAAGACAGGTCAGGATACCGGAGCACAGTAAAGGACCAATACAGGACTTCTGTTCTGCCCTAGTTACCAATGTGGCTGCACACCACAGTGGTCAGTTTTTAGGTACCGGTATTATTTATTagaattattatttaatttatgcACCACAACTTTTGGTGCAACATTTGGTGAACCACAACTTTTATTGGTTAAacgtttttgttattattagaaGTATATAATATGGGGAAAACAATTAAATGTGTTTGACTAGAGAGATTGCCATTTATCTGTTTGCCTATAAAACTTTCAAATGTGTTGTGTATTTACATTCCAATTGTCctatttcatgcattttagcAGCTCCAGGCATTTGCTAGTGTGTTGGTGAATAGTACGCCATCAAGGTCCAACCTTGTTTGCAGATTGTTGAGACCCTATTCAGAACCATTATATACTGTAAATACTCAATACTCAGCCAAGAAACTTGCACCATCATCAACACTGATAATTGTCTGTGAAATCTAGTACTAATATTGTCCCGTCTTTTGCAGAGTTTTCGCTGGGGAGTTTCTGCAGTGTTGTGGACGTGATGAACTTTTCCAAGCTGAAGGTATTGCGTCTGGACGGGAACGAGATCAGCCTCCAAGATGTCCCAACAGAGTCTGCTCTCTGTCTGCGCATGGCTGCCGAAATTGCCGTGTAATTCCGCTTTTCTGCCACATGAGGGCAGACATGctccatttttttccccctgcctTCTTTGTCAAGAAAACTTCCTCTATTTTGAGCTGGAATAATGCCCTGTTGTCCTGTCAAATACTGCAGAGTCGTCTTGTGTTggtgtactgtatatttctattttgtttgATATTTGGTCGTCTCTGAGTGGATGATCTGTGCatgttattatgtgtgtgtgagtgtgtgtgtgtgtgtgtgtgtgtgtgtgtgtgcgtggttgtgtgtgtgtgtctctatgtgtatgcatgtctatGTACCTGCTTCCTTGCATTTACTTACTCTGAGAACAGTCTTGTGCCTGTTACGTCTGTGTTTAGGCGCTAAcgcatttcatgtttttttatttgcttgtttgtttgtttgtttataattactctctgtctctctactgGTCTTAGCTACTCTGAGGGAAAGGGCCAGTTGTTTGCTTTAAGTGTTTGGGTTTACTTTTGGTGCATTCCACCTGGactcgagtgtgtgtgagcaagctcTGAAGTAGCAGTTGGTTGAACGATGCTGTGAGTATTTATTCAGAGAGGGATCCTTAGAGaggctgttctgtgtgtgtgtgtgtgtgtgtgtgtgtgtgtgtgtgtgtgtgtgtgtgtgtttgtgtgtgtgtgtgtgtataagtagagGATAAGTAGAGGTATGCTCTTCCTCTctaactgaacacacacattcctacaCTCTCAGCCTCTCTGACTGGTAAATAAGCTGAGATGTTTGTTTATCCCAGTTACCCTCAGTATCCTCTATACTAACAAACATGTCTAAGACGTCTCTCTCTCGAACGAGGTGAAAAGCTTACCTATGGAATTATGAAAATATCCTATTGGAATTTTCACTGTTTTGATTTCGTTGTCTGAGAATAACTACACTGCATGCAAATCATTATAAATTATCTTGAATGAACAGTTGTATGGTCATACAGATGTATAGGGACGCAATAATAAAAAGAGCTTGTGCTTGTTTTACTACAGAATGTCAGTGTACCTGTTCAGTCTTAGTTTATTGGACTTCTTTATCCCAAATCAACAGGTATCTctacaattaaattaaattatcgGAGCCATCTAAATGTTATTATATCACATACATATAATATCATGGTGTCTTTACTATCTCTTAAACACAATATCATGGTGTCTGTACTGAAAATTCAGTCAGCCAGCACAGAAGGGTAACCGAAGGCTTAGTTGCTTCTCTGTGGTGAGATGTGACGTCTCCCTCTTCTGGTATTCATGGGGTTCATGGGTCTGCATTCctaatctaggtgcttgatttgaTCCACCTGtggcaagggacctgatgaaccCTGATGAATAGAATGCTttaaagtataagtaagtaaagtagtatatatactcttttgatcctgtgagggaaatttggtctctgcatttatcccaatccgttaattagtaaaacacactcagcacacagtgaacacacactaatcccagcgcagtgagctgcctgcaacaacagcggcactcggggagcagtgaggggttgggtgccttgctcaaggtcacttcagccgtgcctactggtcggggttcgatccagcaaccctccggttacaagtccgaagcgctaaccagtaggccacggctgcccctttatAGCCCTTCTCAGCTACAGATGTTTGGAGCTACTGCAATCAGGGTTGTAGTGGAGGCtgaacgcaagtaaacacagtttatccacctctaaaATTtaagaaatagagtttatccacctctcgatagagtttattcacctctcaaaagagtttattcttcaattgcaacttttaacatttacAAATCACACTGTactatccacattcacaatatgtacactcatcaacactctaggaaccatttaatagttctggtattgttataaacattggaccaTATAACCTCCACCACCATCATTTAAGGTTTTCACACCATTTTCACAccatttaagttttttttttttttatgcaccccccccccccccactattgCTGAGTTACTAACTTTCTAAGGTGGGCAGGGGGGCCCTTTTTAAGTCTGT
Above is a genomic segment from Alosa sapidissima isolate fAloSap1 chromosome 4, fAloSap1.pri, whole genome shotgun sequence containing:
- the fmoda gene encoding fibromodulin a, which encodes MRLAAVLLLLLGTLLGLAAPQHNDPFLWLGSLRSRGYPLGSLQADNTGGECPAECDCPPTFPVAMYCDNRGMKSVPFVPSRMKYVYLQHNQITAVPDDAFANATNLVWLMLHENHIASVGKKAFAKMASLDRLYLNHNNLSKVPANLPSSLRDLRLEHNNIAKVPPSAFAGMDNLTILLLNDNSIQDMGAALKGLSSLTLLDVSGNQLKKVPEGLPEMLHQLYLESNAIDSIPNNFLGHFTQLQYVRMAHNQLTDKGIPANVFNVSGLVELDLSFNKLERIPTVSTTLEHLYLQANQIKEFSLGSFCSVVDVMNFSKLKVLRLDGNEISLQDVPTESALCLRMAAEIAV